The following are encoded in a window of Ruminiclostridium herbifermentans genomic DNA:
- the aroF gene encoding 3-deoxy-7-phosphoheptulonate synthase, producing the protein MIIVMNPKSNQMQIDDVVNVLKNSGLGVHISQGTERTILGIIGDKSVLRDIPLELMPGVDKLVPIVESYKLAGKTFRPEPSVIDVNGVKIGGKELTIMAGPCAVESYEQIMEAAHAVKKSGAQFLRGGAFKPRTSPYAFQGLEEEGLKLLLEAKKATGLQIITEVTCDRAVDLSMPYVDMFQIGARNVQNFQLLKEVGKSKKPVLLKRGSSTTIDEWLNAAEYIMSEGNYNVVLCERGIRTFETATRNTLDLSAVPVVKNTSHLPVIVDPSHAAGKSKYVVPLARAAIAAGADGLIVEVHPNPMCALSDAAQQLNSSEFDSLCKDISKLAPILEREFTYGSK; encoded by the coding sequence ATGATTATCGTAATGAATCCAAAGTCAAACCAAATGCAAATTGACGATGTAGTCAATGTTTTAAAAAACTCTGGTTTAGGAGTACACATTTCACAAGGAACAGAGAGAACAATCCTTGGTATTATAGGTGACAAAAGTGTGTTAAGAGATATACCTTTGGAGCTTATGCCTGGAGTAGATAAGTTAGTACCCATTGTTGAGTCTTACAAGCTGGCTGGAAAAACATTTAGGCCAGAGCCAAGTGTAATTGATGTTAATGGTGTAAAAATAGGCGGAAAAGAACTAACCATTATGGCAGGCCCATGTGCCGTAGAAAGTTATGAACAAATAATGGAGGCAGCACATGCTGTTAAGAAATCAGGGGCTCAATTTCTTAGAGGTGGTGCTTTTAAACCCAGAACATCTCCTTATGCCTTCCAAGGCTTAGAAGAAGAAGGTCTAAAATTATTATTAGAGGCAAAGAAAGCTACTGGTTTGCAAATAATAACCGAAGTGACATGCGACAGAGCTGTTGATTTATCTATGCCTTATGTTGATATGTTTCAAATTGGTGCAAGAAATGTGCAGAACTTTCAGTTATTAAAAGAAGTTGGAAAGTCAAAGAAACCTGTCCTACTAAAACGCGGGTCTTCTACAACTATAGATGAATGGTTGAATGCAGCTGAATACATTATGAGTGAAGGCAACTATAATGTTGTTCTATGCGAAAGAGGTATCAGAACTTTTGAAACAGCCACAAGAAATACTCTTGATTTGAGTGCTGTTCCTGTAGTTAAGAATACTAGTCATTTGCCCGTTATTGTTGACCCTAGTCATGCAGCTGGTAAGTCAAAATACGTTGTCCCATTAGCTAGAGCAGCAATAGCAGCAGGTGCAGATGGACTAATTGTAGAAGTTCATCCAAATCCAATGTGTGCATTATCTGATGCTGCGCAGCAGCTAAACTCTAGCGAATTTGACTCACTTTGCAAGGATATTTCTAAGCTGGCACCAATTTTAGAGAGAGAGTTTACTTATGGTTCTAAATAA
- the fusA gene encoding elongation factor G, producing MKDYAVQNLRNICLLAHGNAGKTTLAEAMLFNAGVLDRFGKVVDGTTTMDYDPEEFKRKISISTAIATCEWLDKKINIIDTPGYFDFVGEVMQGIRVADSAIIVVSAKSGVSVGTEKSWTYANNRKIPRFFFINKMDEENANFDASYDKMSSIFGNSVIPFQLPIYEAEKYVGFVDIINMSAKKFQKDKLVDAEIPADLTDRISQIKSSLDELIAETDESLMEKFFSGEEYTQEEFLKGIKAGVADRTIAPVFCGSSFQNIGVKELMNAIVSFMPSPEDTVEIATKIGTDDVVEIKPNANGPLSAFVFKTIADPFVGKISMFKVYSGTIKSDSTVYNPTTEKTEKLGQIFMLRGKKQIPVDKLIAGDIGGVAKLAATNTNDTLCDNSNRILYEKIEFPEPAISMAIEPKAKGDEEKINSGLHKLQDEDPTFKISINTETRQSLISGVGEQHLDVIVSKLKAKFGVSVNLVNPKVAYRETIKKKVKVEGKHKKQSGGHGQYGHVWIEFEHGDTEDLIFEEKIFGGSVPKTYHPAVEKGLREAIAHGVLAGYPVVNLKATLLDGSYHDVDSSEMAFKIAARLAYKKGLPLASPVLLEPIANVKITVPESYMGDIIGDLNKRRGRVQGMNSLENGYQEIEAEVPQAEMFRYATDLRSMTHGRGSFTLKIERYEEVPAMVANKVIEEAKKNMAEDDED from the coding sequence ATGAAGGACTATGCCGTACAGAACTTACGGAACATATGCCTCTTAGCTCACGGCAATGCAGGAAAAACTACTTTGGCTGAGGCTATGTTGTTTAATGCTGGAGTGTTGGACAGATTTGGGAAAGTCGTTGATGGAACTACCACAATGGACTATGACCCAGAGGAATTTAAAAGAAAAATTTCTATTAGTACTGCAATAGCAACGTGTGAATGGCTGGATAAAAAGATTAATATAATTGATACTCCCGGCTATTTCGACTTTGTTGGAGAGGTAATGCAGGGAATTCGTGTTGCGGATAGTGCCATTATAGTTGTTTCTGCAAAAAGTGGTGTTTCAGTAGGAACAGAAAAATCTTGGACATATGCAAATAATCGAAAGATTCCTAGATTTTTCTTCATTAACAAGATGGATGAAGAAAATGCTAATTTTGATGCTTCTTATGACAAAATGTCATCTATTTTCGGAAATAGTGTAATCCCCTTCCAGCTTCCTATCTATGAAGCTGAAAAATATGTTGGTTTTGTTGACATAATTAATATGAGTGCGAAAAAATTCCAAAAGGATAAGCTAGTTGATGCTGAAATTCCTGCGGATTTAACTGATAGAATATCCCAAATAAAAAGTTCACTTGATGAGTTAATAGCTGAGACAGACGAAAGTTTGATGGAAAAATTCTTTAGTGGTGAGGAGTATACTCAGGAAGAATTTTTGAAAGGTATTAAAGCTGGTGTTGCTGATAGAACAATTGCACCTGTATTTTGCGGTTCATCTTTTCAAAACATTGGAGTTAAGGAATTGATGAATGCAATTGTTTCATTTATGCCATCACCTGAAGACACAGTTGAAATAGCCACAAAGATTGGAACAGATGATGTTGTTGAAATAAAGCCAAATGCCAACGGACCATTATCTGCCTTTGTATTTAAAACCATCGCAGACCCATTTGTAGGGAAAATTTCAATGTTTAAAGTTTATTCTGGTACAATAAAATCTGATTCAACGGTATATAATCCTACTACAGAGAAAACTGAAAAATTAGGACAGATATTTATGCTGCGCGGAAAGAAGCAAATACCTGTAGATAAATTAATTGCGGGTGATATTGGTGGTGTAGCGAAGTTAGCAGCAACCAATACAAATGACACATTATGTGATAATTCAAACCGCATTTTATATGAAAAAATTGAGTTCCCTGAACCTGCAATATCTATGGCCATTGAGCCAAAGGCAAAAGGTGATGAAGAAAAGATTAACTCTGGACTTCACAAGCTTCAGGATGAAGATCCAACCTTTAAGATTTCAATAAACACTGAGACACGTCAATCCTTGATTTCTGGAGTGGGTGAGCAGCATTTAGATGTTATTGTAAGCAAGCTTAAAGCTAAATTTGGAGTTTCAGTAAATCTGGTAAATCCAAAGGTTGCTTATAGAGAAACCATAAAGAAAAAAGTAAAGGTTGAAGGAAAGCATAAAAAGCAATCTGGAGGTCATGGACAATACGGACATGTGTGGATAGAGTTTGAACATGGTGATACAGAAGATTTAATCTTCGAAGAAAAGATATTTGGAGGATCTGTACCTAAAACATATCATCCTGCAGTTGAAAAAGGTCTTAGAGAGGCTATTGCTCATGGTGTACTTGCAGGATACCCTGTTGTTAACCTTAAAGCTACTTTGCTAGATGGCTCATATCATGATGTAGACTCATCTGAAATGGCATTTAAAATAGCGGCAAGATTGGCATACAAGAAAGGTTTACCTCTTGCTTCTCCTGTATTACTTGAACCAATTGCAAATGTAAAAATTACTGTTCCTGAGAGCTATATGGGAGATATCATTGGTGATTTGAATAAAAGACGAGGACGTGTTCAGGGTATGAATTCCCTCGAAAACGGCTATCAAGAAATTGAGGCTGAAGTGCCGCAGGCTGAAATGTTTAGATATGCAACGGACCTAAGGTCAATGACACACGGAAGAGGTTCTTTCACTCTCAAAATTGAACGATATGAAGAAGTGCCTGCAATGGTTGCAAATAAAGTAATTGAAGAGGCTAAAAAGAATATGGCTGAGGATGATGAAGATTAA
- a CDS encoding CtsR family transcriptional regulator, whose product MASLSDLIENFIKQMISETNGAIEIQRNELANQFNCVPSQINYVISTRFTTDRGYYVESRRGGGGHVKIKRIDISIPSNYIMHIIASMGSSISQQSAEVFINNFVDYNVINQREASIMKAAISDKVIGGVPMPDRDVLRAAQLKNMIISLIV is encoded by the coding sequence TTGGCTAGTTTAAGTGATTTAATAGAAAATTTTATAAAGCAAATGATTTCAGAAACAAATGGTGCAATAGAGATCCAAAGAAATGAATTAGCCAACCAATTTAACTGTGTTCCATCTCAAATAAATTATGTTATTTCTACAAGGTTTACAACTGATAGGGGCTATTATGTTGAGAGCAGACGCGGCGGAGGCGGACATGTAAAAATTAAGAGGATTGATATTTCTATTCCAAGTAATTATATAATGCATATTATAGCTTCAATGGGTTCAAGTATTTCCCAGCAGTCTGCGGAAGTATTTATTAATAATTTTGTTGATTATAATGTTATAAACCAAAGAGAGGCTTCTATTATGAAGGCGGCTATCAGTGATAAAGTTATTGGAGGAGTTCCGATGCCTGATAGAGATGTTTTAAGAGCCGCACAATTAAAGAATATGATTATAAGTTTGATAGTTTAA